A genomic window from Candidatus Eremiobacterota bacterium includes:
- the rsmH gene encoding 16S rRNA (cytosine(1402)-N(4))-methyltransferase RsmH: MSSHIPALAGPTIELLAPRRAGTYVDATFGAGGHSSLILERIGASGRLIAFDADPAAGARAIADPRFVLVRANFRELAERLDALGIASVDGVLFDLGVSSMQLDEAERGFSFRSAAPLDMRMDPTRGESAADFLASHDEHEIADVIYRYGEEKRSRRIARSIVALREAGTPVRDTADLAAVVARAVRAPGHARIHPATRTFQALRIHVNDELGALRAGLDAALARTTPGGRIAVISFHSLEDRIVKHTFREDPRARAVTRKPVVAGEDELASNPRARSAKLRAAERVDGAVFHELRRGEHL; the protein is encoded by the coding sequence TTGTCCTCGCACATCCCCGCGCTGGCGGGGCCGACGATCGAGCTGCTGGCCCCGCGCCGCGCCGGCACGTACGTCGACGCGACCTTCGGGGCGGGTGGGCACTCCTCGCTGATCCTGGAGCGCATCGGTGCCTCGGGCCGGCTGATCGCGTTCGACGCGGACCCTGCGGCGGGCGCGCGCGCGATCGCCGACCCGCGCTTTGTCCTGGTCCGAGCGAACTTTCGCGAGCTGGCGGAACGGCTGGATGCGCTGGGGATCGCTTCGGTCGACGGTGTCCTGTTCGACTTGGGGGTGAGCTCGATGCAGCTCGATGAGGCCGAGCGCGGCTTCTCGTTCCGGAGCGCCGCGCCGCTCGACATGCGGATGGACCCCACCCGCGGCGAGTCGGCCGCCGACTTCCTCGCTTCGCACGACGAGCATGAGATCGCCGACGTGATCTACCGCTACGGCGAGGAGAAGCGCTCGCGCCGGATCGCGCGCTCGATCGTCGCGCTGCGCGAGGCCGGCACGCCGGTGCGCGACACCGCCGACCTTGCCGCCGTCGTCGCGCGCGCGGTGCGCGCGCCCGGCCATGCGCGCATTCACCCCGCGACGCGCACGTTTCAAGCGCTGCGCATTCACGTCAACGACGAGCTCGGCGCGTTGCGCGCCGGGCTCGACGCCGCCCTGGCACGGACCACTCCCGGCGGACGGATCGCCGTCATCAGCTTCCACTCGCTCGAGGACCGCATCGTGAAGCACACCTTCCGCGAGGATCCGCGCGCGCGCGCGGTGACGCGCAAGCCCGTCGTCGCCGGCGAGGACGAGCTGGCGTCGAACCCGCGCGCGCGCAGCGCGAAGCTTCGTGCCGCCGAGCGCGTCGACGGTGCTGTGTTCCACGAGCTCCGCCGAGGGGAACACCTGTGA
- a CDS encoding penicillin-binding protein 2, whose amino-acid sequence MAARAFARVAPVRAKVSLVVLVALAMLLAARLGDVQIRQGPTLAHRALLQHDATLVSFARRGAILDRDGNVLVRSLPSESVYAVPAEVSDPHGIALKLAALLRRPPSALESDLRSKSEFIWLARKVSHDVAERIHALGIAGIDTKGEETGRRFVASGRLASTVVGFTGTDENGLDGLEYSFDKLLGGKPGRMRVEADQFGRAIPFGRTQVVERAVAGKTVVTTLDPYLQFEAERLLRAAMKKWSARSATAIVMDPWTGELLAVANMPDFDPTRWNASSPDAWRDRAISDAYEPGSTFKLITAAAALESGRFTTASRFPARDALEVGGRTIHNAEDGMMAANLGSESIEEIIAYSHNVGAAEIGLATGKAAMYRTIRKFGFGDPTQVELPGENPGIVIEPDDFSGSTLATIAFGHSISTTPLALVRAYAAIANGGLLLRPRIVSALEDADGKLIYRYGREVERRAIKASTAATLRRFLRAVVLRGTGNPTAKVAGYTTAGKTGTAQVVENGSYLPGAYVASFIGMIPAERPRYVILVKVERPRGSIYGSQVAAPVFADLARAAMLHAGIMPAASARLVRGKGAAKGVR is encoded by the coding sequence ATGGCGGCGCGTGCGTTCGCCCGCGTCGCACCCGTGCGGGCCAAGGTTTCGCTGGTCGTGCTGGTCGCGCTCGCGATGCTGTTGGCGGCGCGGCTCGGCGACGTGCAGATCCGTCAGGGCCCCACGCTCGCGCACCGCGCGCTGCTGCAACACGACGCGACGCTCGTCTCGTTCGCGCGGCGCGGCGCGATTCTCGACCGCGACGGCAACGTGCTGGTGCGCTCGCTGCCCTCCGAGTCGGTCTACGCCGTCCCCGCCGAAGTGAGCGATCCGCACGGCATCGCATTGAAGCTGGCGGCGCTGCTGCGCCGGCCGCCGAGCGCGCTCGAGAGCGACCTGCGCTCGAAGAGCGAGTTCATCTGGCTCGCGCGCAAGGTCTCGCACGACGTCGCCGAGCGCATCCACGCGCTCGGGATCGCCGGGATCGACACGAAAGGCGAAGAGACCGGACGCCGCTTCGTCGCTTCGGGACGACTCGCTTCGACCGTCGTCGGCTTCACCGGAACCGACGAGAACGGGCTCGACGGTTTGGAGTACTCGTTCGACAAGCTGCTCGGCGGCAAGCCGGGCCGCATGCGCGTCGAAGCCGATCAGTTCGGCCGCGCGATCCCGTTCGGCCGGACGCAGGTCGTCGAGCGCGCCGTCGCCGGCAAGACCGTCGTCACCACGCTCGATCCGTATCTTCAGTTCGAGGCGGAACGGCTGCTGCGCGCGGCGATGAAGAAGTGGAGCGCGCGCAGCGCGACCGCGATCGTGATGGACCCGTGGACCGGCGAGCTGCTCGCGGTCGCGAACATGCCCGACTTCGATCCTACGCGTTGGAATGCGTCCTCGCCGGACGCGTGGCGCGACCGCGCGATCAGCGACGCCTACGAGCCCGGTTCGACGTTCAAGCTGATCACCGCCGCCGCGGCGCTCGAGAGCGGACGGTTCACCACCGCTTCGCGGTTCCCGGCGCGCGACGCGCTCGAGGTCGGCGGGCGCACCATCCACAACGCCGAGGACGGGATGATGGCGGCCAACCTGGGCAGCGAGTCGATCGAAGAGATCATCGCGTACTCGCACAACGTCGGCGCCGCCGAGATCGGGCTCGCCACCGGCAAGGCGGCGATGTACCGCACGATCCGCAAGTTCGGCTTCGGCGATCCGACGCAGGTCGAGCTGCCGGGCGAAAACCCCGGCATCGTGATCGAGCCGGACGACTTCAGCGGCTCGACGCTGGCCACGATCGCGTTCGGCCACAGCATCTCGACGACGCCGCTGGCGCTCGTCCGCGCGTACGCGGCGATCGCGAACGGCGGGCTGCTGCTGCGCCCGCGGATCGTGAGCGCGCTCGAGGACGCCGACGGCAAGCTGATCTACCGCTACGGCCGCGAGGTCGAGCGCCGCGCGATCAAAGCCTCGACCGCCGCGACCTTGCGCCGTTTCTTGCGCGCGGTCGTGCTGCGCGGCACCGGCAACCCGACCGCCAAGGTCGCGGGCTACACGACAGCCGGGAAGACCGGGACCGCGCAGGTCGTCGAGAACGGCAGCTACCTGCCCGGCGCCTACGTCGCCTCGTTCATCGGCATGATCCCGGCCGAGCGCCCGCGGTACGTCATCCTGGTGAAGGTCGAGCGCCCGCGCGGCTCGATCTACGGCTCGCAGGTCGCCGCGCCCGTCTTCGCCGACCTCGCCCGCGCGGCGATGCTCCACGCCGGAATCATGCCCGCCGCGAGCGCGCGCTTGGTACGCGGCAAGGGCGCGGCGAAGGGCGTGCGCTGA
- the mraZ gene encoding division/cell wall cluster transcriptional repressor MraZ — MSDRPLFTGSVEHSLDDKGRLVVPSRFRERLGAGFFLTIAEPDGCLALYPAAAWSDVVAKLDAAPTKDARYRAFVRHLFAHTEEVSCDNQGRVIVPGPLRAWAEIEKDVVSIGSMLRVEVWAKDRYERHVRERGELPDFTSELGLF, encoded by the coding sequence GTGTCGGATCGTCCGCTGTTCACGGGGTCGGTCGAGCACAGCCTTGACGACAAGGGCCGCCTCGTCGTGCCTTCGCGCTTCCGCGAACGGCTCGGCGCCGGCTTCTTCCTGACCATCGCCGAGCCCGACGGCTGCCTGGCGCTCTACCCCGCCGCGGCCTGGAGCGACGTCGTCGCCAAGCTCGACGCCGCCCCAACCAAGGACGCGCGCTACCGCGCCTTCGTCCGCCACCTGTTCGCGCACACCGAAGAAGTCAGCTGCGACAACCAGGGCCGGGTGATCGTCCCGGGGCCGCTGCGCGCCTGGGCCGAGATCGAGAAAGACGTCGTCTCGATCGGCTCGATGCTGCGGGTCGAGGTCTGGGCCAAGGACCGCTACGAGCGCCACGTCCGCGAGCGCGGCGAGCTCCCCGACTTCACGTCGGAGCTGGGGCTGTTTTGA